The genomic DNA TCAAATATCCCCAGCTCCTCCGTGCTGCCGTAACGGTTTTTCTCCGCCCGCAGCAGGCGGTTGGGCGAGTTTTGCTCGCCTGAGAAGAGCAGCACCACGTCGACGAGGTGCTCAAGCAGCTTTGGCCCCGCAATCTGCCCCTGCTTGGTTATATGACCGACCAGTACGGTCGGTATGCCGCAGCGTTTCGCCGTCTCGACGGCCATCGCGGCGACGCCTTTGACTTGGCTCGGCGAGCCGGCCCAGCCGCTTTCGCTGTCGGCGCGGAAGGCCTGCACGCTGTCTATGACCATAAATTTATATCCGTGGCTTTCCGCCGCCGCGAGCGACGAGGGAAGGTCGCTCTCACATAGCAGATCCAGCCCCTGCGTCATGAGTCCGAGCCTCCGGCCGCGCAGCGCCAGCTGTCCGGAGGATTCCTCCCCCGATATGTAGAGCACGCGGCTGCCGCGTTTCGCCATCTCGGCACATACCTGCAGCAGAAGGGTGGATTTCCCCACTCCCGGTTCGCCGCCAAGCAGCATGACGCCGCCCTGCACCCAGCCGCCGCCAAGCACGCGGTCCAGTTCCTCGATGCCGGAGAGTATCCGCTCCGGTTCTTCGACTTCAAGTCCGGATATGGGAAGGGCGGCCTTCGCCGCCGCCACAAGCCCGCCCTTGACCGTCTGTATGGGAGTATCATCCTCCATCGTGCCCCAGGAGCCGCATTTGGGGCAGCGTCCCATCATCGTCGTGCTGCGGTATCCGCACTCGGAGCACCTGTAACTATTTATCTCTTTTTTTGCCATTCTTATTTTAACCCCACGGCCACGAAATACGCCGGCCGTCCTCTCCGCGTATAGCTTTTTTTATCTCTTCAAAGGTCGGTTCCTCAAGCATCATTTTCGTACAGTTGGCGCGCGACAGCGTTTCCAGCATGTGTGAGTCGGACGATCTTATGAAGGTACGCTCCGGATATTGCTCACGCCACCTTTGCGCCTCGTCGTGGTTGAGACGGCGGGAAAGCTCAAAGGCGTCTACGGGGTAATCCTCAGGCATCGGACCAAGCGCCGCCGGATATGAGAAGGCCGGACGGTCCACATGGGCAAGAATCGCGAGGCCACCCATCTCCTTCGTCTTGGCGACGACCTGATCGACTTCGTAGCCCGCACCCTGAATGAGGAAGGTTTCTTCCTCTTTCACAATCTCATTGTTCGCGTCGACGACGATCTGATAGCCGAAATGCTCGACGTCGTTGGGGATCGGACGGATGCGCTGCCAGAGCCATTCTTTATAGGCGAGGGCCGTATCGTAATCGGGAAAGACACAGAGTATATGGATATCTTCCGCGCTCTGAGTTTCGATACAGGGAAGCACGACGGGCGAACCCGCCGCGGCCCCATATATGCCGGGATAGTTCTCACAGGTATTGTGGTCGGCAATGCCGATAATGTCCAGTTTCGCCTCGCGCGCCTGTTCGACGATCTCCGGGGCCCCCATTTCGAGCTCCCCGCAGGGAGAGAGCAGCGTGTGTATATGAAGATCTACCCAGAAGGGTTTCAGCAAGACTCTATCCCTTTACTCCCAGCGCGCTGAGTTTTGCGCAGACTTCATAGAGGCTCTCAGGAACGGAGAGTATCGTTATGTTTTCCGTTTTGCAGCGTTCGATGAGATCCTCCGGCGCGCGGCGGCCAGAGGCGATGATGATCATCGGCAGATCCTTGAGCACCGCGACGGCGGCGACATTCAGGTGCGCCTGGATCGTAACCCATAGAGAGCCTTCCTGAGCGACGCCCATTATAAAGCTCAGCAGATCACCGGCTATAGCCTCCGTGACCTCGCGTCCGCCGTCTCCCTGGCACTGCCGTTCGCCGCCCAGCGCCGCGCAGATATCGTCTATCGTCAATTCGCTCCACCCTTTCTCTTCAATGTCTGAGGCTGTGATTCCGAAAGAATCACGATCTTATTGGCCAGCGAGGCGATACCCTCGCGAAGCTTGAAGATGCAGTCGGTGACCGAGCCGTGGCCGCGCACGATCTCCTCGGCCATCGCCTGGCAAGAGGGACGCCCACAGGAGCCGCAGTCGATATGCGGCAGACCGGAATATATCTCCTTCATCTGCTGGAGCTTCACCATCGCGTCCGCTACATTGTCGGAGAGCGGCAGACGCGGGCGCGGCAGATATTCTTTGGTGATGGACCAGAAATCCATCGCGTAGAGCTCTTCAACACGCCGCAGGTCCTTTGGCGTTATATTCCAGCTGGTCTCCATGTTATTGAGTCTAAGGTTAGCGAGGAAGCGCGAGTCGGCCGTGCCGATGCCGCCGATGCAGCCCGTATCGCAGACGCGGCATTCGATGAAGTCCACCGAACGCAGCCTTCCAAGCTTGAGCTCCTGCAATACGTCTATAGTGTTCCTCATGCCGGAGACGGCTAGCATCGTCAGCTTCTTTTCGGAAAACGCCTGAATATGGCGGGCTTCGCCGCCGCGCCGCGCCCACTGCACCCAGCGGTTGTTGCGCTCCTTCGGCGCCTGTCCGGTGCCCAGCGAGACATTACTCGCCATGATGCTGCGCGCCACCCGGCGGACAGTGACCGCGTGGTTTATCGGCGAGCGTTCACGTCCCTGAGGCTCCTTGATCATCGTGATCTTTGAAGAACAGGGGGCAAGCAGCGTCACGGGCACGCTGCTGTTCGTCCTCATGCGCCAGAGGTCTGCCCCCAGCTCAAGCGGAGAACATATATGTACGACCCGCGACAGCAGCTCGGGGAAACGCGACTGTATGAGCCGCAGCACGGAGGGGCAGTAGCAGGATATGAGCGGGAGCGAAGAACCCTGCGTGCGCGCGATCATCTGCGCGGTCGCGTAGGCGCAAAGATCGAAAGCCTCTTCCACCTCGTCGATCAGTACATTGAAATCAAGGGAGCAGAGGACCTCTTCAAGCTGGGACGGATTCATGTAATGGCTGAACTGCGAGAAAAAAACGGGGTCGGGGACCAGTGAAACCCGTGAGGTTTCCTTTAGGCGGTTCCAGTCGTCCTCCTCTATGCCGAGCGCCTGCCGGTGGCAGGAACGTAAGCATTCGCCGCAGTCGATACATAACTCCCCGATAATGCTGATCTCACCGTCAACGATTCGGATGGCTTCGGCTGGACATACCCTGATGCAGTTTACACATCCCTGACACGCCTCTCTGGAGATTTTAACGCTGTGGAGCATTGGCACTCACCCCTTTGCCTTTAATTTTTATTAAAAAACACCGTACTTCTGAGCGTAGTTCCCTTACCTACCTCTGATTCTATTTCAAATGTATCACTGTTGCGCTTTATGTTCGGCAGTCCCATGCCGGCGCCGAAACCCATTTCCCGGGCCTGCTCCGTCGCCGTGCTGTAGCCAGCGGTCATCGCCTTGCTGATGTCGGCGATTCCGGGACCTTCGTCTTTAACCACCAGATCCACATGATCCTCCGATATCATCGCCTGCAGAGTTCCGCCGCCGGCGTGGATCACCAGATTGATCTCGGCTTCGTAGGTGATGATCGCGACACGCCTGCAGACATCGGAAGCTATTCCTAACATTTTGAGGGTATTTTTTATATTATTCGAGGCTGCGCCGGCAACCATAAAATCGTTCCCCTCAATTCTGTATTCAAGACAGACAGGGGCTCCCATATTTTACATCTCCTGAATCTGTATGCTCGGTTTCATACCCTTCTCATAGAGGACGCCACAGGCTTCAAACATACTGTATCTTGTAAGGAGAATAGGGATCCCGTTATCTTTCGCCAGCTGAACGGTCTCTTCAAGCGGGACCTTTCCGCGCACGAATACGATGGCGGGGATGTCGAGCATCTGCGCGGTGCGCACGATCTGCACGTTTGTCAGCCCGGTCAGAAGTAGCGAGCCCGGCGTGCAGAATGCGAGCACATCGCTCATAAGATCACATGCATAGGCGTTGTTTACCACAATACTGTTAAGATCGTCCGATGTTGAAATATTTTTAGCATCAAGTAATGATGCCAATTCTTGCAAAGTCATCTTCTCTGCCCCCTGAAAACTTTATTTGTATGCTATAGAGAGAGTACAAACTCATTGTGTAAAGAATAACAAAGAGAGGAGAGAAAAACAAGTGCGCATAGATGCCACTATTCACAATAAATGTAGTAATATATGGGCGAAACCTAAGAGGAAGTGATTTTTATGTTCTTATTCTATATTTCCGCCTTTGCTTTGCTCGCCATCTTTGTCGGAACGGGCATCGTTATCGGCAGCAGGGGCGCCGGTAAAAAAGACTATAGCCTTGGCGGACGAAGGGCCGGGGCGACGGGCGTCACGGGGATACTGCTCGGCGCGCTCGTCGGCGGCGCCTCTACCGTGGGGACCGTCCAGATGGCCTATACCTACGGCATGACGGCCTGGTGGTTCACCCTCGGCGGCGGCATCGGCTGCCTGCTTCTGGGGCTGCGTTTCGCGGTGCCGCTGCGCAGCTCGGAGATAACGACGATCGCCGACTACCTTGAAAGAAGCTACGGCGGCTCCCGCTGCGGCGCGGCGATCGCCTTTACCGCCACCATCTCCTCGTCGGTCGGCACCTTCATCTCCATCTGCGCGCAGTTCCTCGCCTGCCTCGCGCTGATACGCGGCGTGCTGCCGCTTCCAGCGTGGAGCGCCACCATCGTCGCCGCCCTCTCGATATGGGGCTTTATCGCCGCCGGCGGGATGAAGAGCTTCTCCACCCTCGGCACGGCAAAAATATTCATCCTTTACATAGTGCTCGTGATCTGCGCGGGAGCGGCATATTATCACGGCGGCGGTTTCGCCGCCACGACAAAGACGCTGGGCTTCCATCCGTGGTTCAACCTCTTCGGGCGCGGTTTCTTCCCCGAACTTGGATACCTCGCCTCGATGATCGTCGGCGTCTTCACGACACAGATATACATACAGTCGTTCGCGGCGGCCAAAGACGCCGCGGCGGCCCGGACGGGAGCCTTCGCCTCCGCGGTGCTGATGCCGCCGATGGGGCTCCTCGGAGCCTGGATAGGACTCTCCGTGCGCGCAAGCGGCGTCGAGATCGCCCCCGACAGGGTGCTGTCGTGGTTCATCATGGACTCTTTTCCGCCTCTCTTTGGCGGGCTGATCTGGGGCGGCGTCCTCATCACCGTCGTCGGCTGCGCGGCGGGCCTTATTCTCGGCATCGCCACCAATATAACAAAGAACTTCATCCCCAAAAGGATAATGGAAAGATACGCCTCAAAAGACAGCGCCATACAGCAGGGGCTCGTAATATTGATGATAATCCTCGCGGCGCTCTCCGGCGTCGGCGGCGCCGGTTCGATGATATTGGAATGGAGCTTCGTAAGCATGGGGCTGCGCGGCGCGGGAACTTTCTTCCCCTTCGTGCTCGCGGTGCTCAAACCAGGCTTCCTCTCTCCGCCCTGGGCGCTCGCCTCCAGCATCGGAGGACTCGCGGGAATGCTGTTGTGGGCGGCGGCGGGACTGCCTCAGGACCCGCTCTTCGCCGGACTAGCGGTCTCGGCGCTGTGCGTGGCGGCGGGAATCATCTTCGGAAAAAGGGAATTGCCCTTATAAAAGGTTTCTCAGCTGTGTTCCCTGCCCCAGAGACACATGGCGTCCATGATCGGAAGCAATGAGAGCCCTTTTTCCGTGAGGGAATACTCCACCTTCGGCGGCACCTGCGGATACTCGCGCCGCTCTACGATGCCTGAGGCCGCAAGCTCCTTCAGCGCCATGCTCAGCGCCCTGTAAGAGACGCCGCCCATCTCGCGGTGCAGTTCGTTGAAGCGGATATTATTATCCCTCTGCGCGATCAGGTAGATGATGATCATCTTATGTTTCCCGCCGAGTATAGAGAGCGTGTAGCCAAAATGAGTATCCTTCAGCAGCTCTCCCGGCGCGACGCAATTTTTGTTTACTGCCATCGTCACTCACCTTTTGTATAGTAACTGAAAAAATATTGCGTTCTTGTTTTTACCTCTCCCATTATATAGACTTATGCCATAACAGACAAAGTAAAAATAATCTTATGGGAGGAATCGATTATGGGAGAGAAAAAAATACTGACGATGCTTCTGGGCAGCCCGAGAAAAGGCGGCAACTCCGAGACGCTGGCCGACGCCCTCGCCGCGGGCGCGGCGGAAAAGGGTTATGAGGTGAGAAAGGTCCGTCTGGCCGGAATGACCCTCAAGGGCTGCATCGACTGCCGCCGCTGCTGGAGCGCGGGGACGCCCTGCATTCAGCGCGACGACATGGATAAAGTCTACGCGGATATCGAGGCGGCGGATGTCGTCGCCCTCGTCTCGCCGCTCTACTTCTTCACCTGGCCGGCGCAGATCAAGCCGGTATTCGACCGGCTGCTGCCCTTCTACGCCAAAGAGGCCCCGCGCGGACTCAAAGGCAAAAAGACGCTCCTCCTCTCAGTAGCGGGAGACAACGAGGCGGAAGTTTTCGACGGACTGCGGGCAACCTACCGCCTTACGGCCAATTACCTCGGCTGGGAAAACGCCGGCGAGGTCTGCGCGCACGGAATCTATACGCGCGGTGAGATGGAAGAGAAGGGAGCCGCCTGGCTCGAAGCGGCGAAGGAACTTGGCAGAGGGCTCTAAAGACACATATAAGAAAAACGAAACATGCCCCGCTTCACAGTGAAGCCGGGGCCTGTTTTTATCTTTAACGGTGGCGCGTACGCCGCGCGGGACGGCGCTTACCTCTTATATCCGATGATATCCCTCAGCAGCATCCTGCGCCATTCCTGGCCCTTCTCGTCCTCAACGCCCTTCGTCGTAAAGCCGTCGATCACGCCCAGCACGCCGCGCCCCTGCCCGCTCTCGGCGACCAGCAGCTGCAGCGGATTCGCCGTCGCGGCAAAGATGCGGCAGACCTCCTGCGTATCCTTTATCCTGTTCAGCACATTGATGGGATAGCCCTTGCGCATCACGATAATAAAAACATGGCCCGCGTTTATCCTCTTCGCGTTCTCCACCGCGGCCTGCTCCATCTCGGCGTTGTTCCCATCGTGGCGGATGAGGCAGTCTCCAGAGGCCTCGCAGAAGGCAATGCCGAACTCAAAACAGGGAGCGGCAGTCACCATCGCCTCATAGAGATCCTCCACCGTTTTTATAAAATGGCTCTGCCCCACGATGACGTTCGCATCTTCGGGAATATCCACCTGCACGATACCTATATTCAGATTCTCAGCCATAAAAAACACCTCCGAAAATATTCTTTACCTCCATTAGTATAGCATCTTCCCCACAATAAAAAAGCGGCGGCCCCATCGCTAAGGCCGCCGCGGACTGACAGTTCGTTCCGTTACTTCTTCTTGAGCTCCGCGATCACCGCGTCCGTGATATCGATACCGCCGTAGAATACCGCTTCCTTGTCCACGACGACGGTGAGCTTCTTCTGGTTCGCCACAGTCCTGATCGCAAGGTTGATATCCTTGAAGAGCGGCTCCATGAGCTTCTGCTCTTCCTTCGCAAGCTCCTGGCGCTTCGACTGGTAGATCTGGGCCTTTTTCTTATCGTCTGATTCCTTGTCTATCGCCGTCTGGGCTTCCTTCTGCTTGCTCGCGGTGATGTCCTTGAGCTGCTTCTGGACCTGCTCAAACTTAGGATGCTGGAGCATGATCTTCTGTGTGCTTATCGTACCGATCACATCAGCTGCAAAGGCCGAACCTGCCATAAACAGAGCGGCTGTCACAGCTAAAATTGATACTAAAACTGTCTTTCTCGAAACCATTGAATTTCCTCCTCTTGTTCGCAGGGGTATTTTTCAAATAACCTCTGACTGCCTGACCTGAGTATTTTACATTGTTTTTCCCATAAAGTCCACGCATAATCTGTGATATCAGGGCAAACACA from Cloacibacillus sp. includes the following:
- a CDS encoding PHP domain-containing protein is translated as MLKPFWVDLHIHTLLSPCGELEMGAPEIVEQAREAKLDIIGIADHNTCENYPGIYGAAAGSPVVLPCIETQSAEDIHILCVFPDYDTALAYKEWLWQRIRPIPNDVEHFGYQIVVDANNEIVKEEETFLIQGAGYEVDQVVAKTKEMGGLAILAHVDRPAFSYPAALGPMPEDYPVDAFELSRRLNHDEAQRWREQYPERTFIRSSDSHMLETLSRANCTKMMLEEPTFEEIKKAIRGEDGRRISWPWG
- the radA gene encoding DNA repair protein RadA, which encodes MAKKEINSYRCSECGYRSTTMMGRCPKCGSWGTMEDDTPIQTVKGGLVAAAKAALPISGLEVEEPERILSGIEELDRVLGGGWVQGGVMLLGGEPGVGKSTLLLQVCAEMAKRGSRVLYISGEESSGQLALRGRRLGLMTQGLDLLCESDLPSSLAAAESHGYKFMVIDSVQAFRADSESGWAGSPSQVKGVAAMAVETAKRCGIPTVLVGHITKQGQIAGPKLLEHLVDVVLLFSGEQNSPNRLLRAEKNRYGSTEELGIFEMSERGLSAVNDPSRLYWNGTDLGSSGVSISMVLEGSRALAAEIQALGCVTPFPYPKRTARGIDISRLQLLLAVLERRCGIPSRTSDIYLNVAGGLQLKDPAADLGICASLASAVTDIELPSDVCFIGEVGLAGEVRPSGRTLMRVKEAARLGFKRAVISRRTPKDNYPIEVLKISSLREIVDLFLKR
- a CDS encoding flavodoxin family protein; the protein is MGEKKILTMLLGSPRKGGNSETLADALAAGAAEKGYEVRKVRLAGMTLKGCIDCRRCWSAGTPCIQRDDMDKVYADIEAADVVALVSPLYFFTWPAQIKPVFDRLLPFYAKEAPRGLKGKKTLLLSVAGDNEAEVFDGLRATYRLTANYLGWENAGEVCAHGIYTRGEMEEKGAAWLEAAKELGRGL
- a CDS encoding ATP-binding protein, which produces MGAPVCLEYRIEGNDFMVAGAASNNIKNTLKMLGIASDVCRRVAIITYEAEINLVIHAGGGTLQAMISEDHVDLVVKDEGPGIADISKAMTAGYSTATEQAREMGFGAGMGLPNIKRNSDTFEIESEVGKGTTLRSTVFFNKN
- a CDS encoding helix-turn-helix domain-containing protein, with the protein product MAVNKNCVAPGELLKDTHFGYTLSILGGKHKMIIIYLIAQRDNNIRFNELHREMGGVSYRALSMALKELAASGIVERREYPQVPPKVEYSLTEKGLSLLPIMDAMCLWGREHS
- a CDS encoding DRTGG domain-containing protein, with protein sequence MTLQELASLLDAKNISTSDDLNSIVVNNAYACDLMSDVLAFCTPGSLLLTGLTNVQIVRTAQMLDIPAIVFVRGKVPLEETVQLAKDNGIPILLTRYSMFEACGVLYEKGMKPSIQIQEM
- a CDS encoding adenosine-specific kinase, with amino-acid sequence MAENLNIGIVQVDIPEDANVIVGQSHFIKTVEDLYEAMVTAAPCFEFGIAFCEASGDCLIRHDGNNAEMEQAAVENAKRINAGHVFIIVMRKGYPINVLNRIKDTQEVCRIFAATANPLQLLVAESGQGRGVLGVIDGFTTKGVEDEKGQEWRRMLLRDIIGYKR
- a CDS encoding OmpH family outer membrane protein, which codes for MVSRKTVLVSILAVTAALFMAGSAFAADVIGTISTQKIMLQHPKFEQVQKQLKDITASKQKEAQTAIDKESDDKKKAQIYQSKRQELAKEEQKLMEPLFKDINLAIRTVANQKKLTVVVDKEAVFYGGIDITDAVIAELKKK
- a CDS encoding sodium:solute symporter family protein translates to MFLFYISAFALLAIFVGTGIVIGSRGAGKKDYSLGGRRAGATGVTGILLGALVGGASTVGTVQMAYTYGMTAWWFTLGGGIGCLLLGLRFAVPLRSSEITTIADYLERSYGGSRCGAAIAFTATISSSVGTFISICAQFLACLALIRGVLPLPAWSATIVAALSIWGFIAAGGMKSFSTLGTAKIFILYIVLVICAGAAYYHGGGFAATTKTLGFHPWFNLFGRGFFPELGYLASMIVGVFTTQIYIQSFAAAKDAAAARTGAFASAVLMPPMGLLGAWIGLSVRASGVEIAPDRVLSWFIMDSFPPLFGGLIWGGVLITVVGCAAGLILGIATNITKNFIPKRIMERYASKDSAIQQGLVILMIILAALSGVGGAGSMILEWSFVSMGLRGAGTFFPFVLAVLKPGFLSPPWALASSIGGLAGMLLWAAAGLPQDPLFAGLAVSALCVAAGIIFGKRELPL
- a CDS encoding [Fe-Fe] hydrogenase large subunit C-terminal domain-containing protein, producing the protein MLHSVKISREACQGCVNCIRVCPAEAIRIVDGEISIIGELCIDCGECLRSCHRQALGIEEDDWNRLKETSRVSLVPDPVFFSQFSHYMNPSQLEEVLCSLDFNVLIDEVEEAFDLCAYATAQMIARTQGSSLPLISCYCPSVLRLIQSRFPELLSRVVHICSPLELGADLWRMRTNSSVPVTLLAPCSSKITMIKEPQGRERSPINHAVTVRRVARSIMASNVSLGTGQAPKERNNRWVQWARRGGEARHIQAFSEKKLTMLAVSGMRNTIDVLQELKLGRLRSVDFIECRVCDTGCIGGIGTADSRFLANLRLNNMETSWNITPKDLRRVEELYAMDFWSITKEYLPRPRLPLSDNVADAMVKLQQMKEIYSGLPHIDCGSCGRPSCQAMAEEIVRGHGSVTDCIFKLREGIASLANKIVILSESQPQTLKRKGGAN
- a CDS encoding serine kinase, producing the protein MTIDDICAALGGERQCQGDGGREVTEAIAGDLLSFIMGVAQEGSLWVTIQAHLNVAAVAVLKDLPMIIIASGRRAPEDLIERCKTENITILSVPESLYEVCAKLSALGVKG